One region of Thiomonas intermedia genomic DNA includes:
- the thiC gene encoding phosphomethylpyrimidine synthase ThiC — MSALPESRQKVDAAALAERITRTPFAASRKIYLPGSRPDLRVPLREVALADTPAVFGVEKNAPFAVYDTSGPYTDPQADIDLARGLAPLRAAWIAERGDTERLAAFSSETTRRHNADAALDAVRFPQLPLPRRAKAGANVTQMHYARRGIVTPEMEFIAIRENQRLDALADAALLKQHPGQRFGAGIPARITPEFVRDEVARGRAIIPNNINHPESEPMIIGRNFLVKINANIGNSAVTSSIAEEVEKMVWAIRWGADTVMDLSTGKHIHETREWILRNSPVPIGTVPIYQALEKVGGVAEDLTWALFRDTLIEQAEQGVDYFTIHAGVRLPFIPMSAKRVTGIVSRGGSIMAKWCLAHHRESFLYEHFEDICDIMKAYDVAFSLGDGLRPGSIADANDEAQFAELDTLGELTQIAWKHDVQTMIEGPGHVPMQLIKENMDRQLEKCGEAPFYTLGPLTTDIAPGYDHITSAIGAAMIGWYGTAMLCYVTPKEHLGLPDKQDVRDGIVTYKIAAHAADLAKGHPGAQARDNALSKARFEFRWDDQFNLGLDPEKAKEFHDETLPKEAFKTAHFCSMCGPKFCSMKITQEVREYAAAKGVDAGRAASVGMAEMSAEFRAGGGEVYVHAPLPGTRASAVIDPAV; from the coding sequence ATGTCTGCACTGCCCGAGTCCCGCCAGAAGGTCGACGCTGCCGCGTTGGCCGAGCGCATCACCCGCACTCCTTTCGCCGCCTCCCGCAAAATTTATTTGCCGGGTAGCCGTCCTGATCTTCGCGTGCCGCTGCGCGAAGTGGCGCTGGCCGACACGCCGGCCGTCTTCGGGGTGGAGAAGAATGCGCCCTTTGCCGTCTACGACACCTCCGGCCCCTACACCGACCCGCAGGCCGACATCGACCTGGCCCGCGGCCTGGCGCCGCTGCGCGCGGCGTGGATTGCCGAGCGCGGTGACACCGAGCGCCTCGCCGCTTTCAGCTCCGAGACCACGCGCCGCCACAATGCCGACGCCGCGCTCGACGCGGTGCGTTTTCCGCAACTGCCGCTGCCGCGCCGCGCGAAGGCCGGCGCCAACGTGACGCAGATGCATTACGCGCGCCGCGGCATCGTCACGCCCGAGATGGAGTTCATCGCCATCCGCGAGAACCAGCGCCTCGATGCGCTCGCCGATGCCGCGCTGCTCAAGCAGCACCCGGGCCAGCGCTTCGGCGCGGGTATTCCGGCGCGCATCACGCCCGAGTTCGTGCGCGACGAAGTGGCGCGCGGCCGCGCCATCATCCCCAACAACATCAACCACCCGGAAAGCGAACCGATGATCATCGGCCGCAACTTCCTGGTGAAGATCAACGCCAATATCGGCAACTCGGCCGTCACCAGTTCCATCGCCGAGGAAGTGGAGAAGATGGTCTGGGCCATCCGCTGGGGCGCCGACACGGTGATGGATCTGTCCACCGGCAAACACATCCACGAAACCCGCGAATGGATTCTGCGCAACTCGCCGGTGCCCATCGGCACGGTGCCGATCTATCAGGCGCTGGAAAAAGTCGGCGGCGTGGCGGAAGATCTCACCTGGGCGCTGTTCCGCGACACCCTCATCGAGCAGGCCGAGCAAGGCGTGGACTACTTCACCATCCACGCCGGGGTGCGTCTGCCGTTCATTCCGATGAGCGCGAAGCGCGTCACCGGCATCGTCTCGCGCGGTGGTTCGATCATGGCCAAGTGGTGCCTGGCGCATCACCGCGAGAGCTTTCTCTACGAACACTTCGAGGACATCTGCGACATCATGAAGGCCTACGACGTGGCCTTCAGCCTGGGCGACGGCCTGCGCCCCGGCAGCATTGCCGACGCCAACGACGAAGCCCAGTTCGCCGAACTCGATACGCTGGGTGAGCTCACGCAGATCGCGTGGAAGCACGACGTGCAGACCATGATCGAAGGCCCCGGTCACGTGCCCATGCAGCTCATCAAGGAAAACATGGACCGGCAGCTGGAGAAGTGCGGCGAGGCCCCGTTCTACACCCTCGGCCCGCTGACCACCGACATCGCACCGGGTTACGACCACATCACCAGCGCCATCGGCGCGGCGATGATCGGCTGGTACGGCACGGCGATGCTCTGCTACGTCACGCCGAAGGAACACCTCGGCCTGCCCGACAAGCAGGACGTGCGCGACGGCATCGTCACCTACAAGATCGCCGCCCACGCGGCCGATCTGGCCAAGGGCCACCCCGGCGCGCAGGCGCGCGACAACGCTTTGAGCAAAGCGCGCTTCGAGTTCCGCTGGGACGACCAGTTCAACCTCGGCCTCGACCCGGAGAAAGCCAAGGAATTCCACGACGAAACCCTGCCGAAAGAGGCGTTCAAGACCGCGCATTTCTGCTCGATGTGCGGGCCCAAGTTCTGCTCGATGAAAATCACCCAGGAAGTGCGCGAGTACGCCGCGGCCAAGGGCGTGGACGCTGGGCGTGCTGCCTCGGTGGGCATGGCGGAGATGTCGGCCGAGTTTCGCGCGGGCGGGGGCGAGGTGTATGTGCACGCGCCCCTGCCGGGCACCCGTGCGAGCGCCGTCATCGATCCCGCGGTCTGA
- the thiO gene encoding glycine oxidase ThiO — MANPTSARVAVAGAGLAGRLLAWRLLGAGVSVTLVDARARTDSDHAAGVAAAMLAPYAELVVSDAHLFALGEQALALWPQWLAELRAQTGKTVDFRHEGSLVVAHAPDHAGLAHYADLIRYRLPAGDRREAVRSLDRAGIAELEPSMAGRFERGLWLPQEGQLDNGQLLDALEDAILQGMARVGGQWLERTTVDRVEAQTIHTRNGAVLGADAVVDCRGVYADWPGLRGVRGEVLTVSCPEVTLRRPVRLIHPRYMLYIVPRSGGRFVIGATELESQDTGPITVRSMLELASALYSVHPAFGEGHIVRAATSLRPATDDHQPVWAQRDGVWHLNGLYRHGFLVAPAMVQQAERTLLNLLATEPAHDVEMRR; from the coding sequence ATGGCGAACCCGACTTCGGCCAGGGTGGCTGTTGCCGGAGCAGGCCTTGCGGGGCGGCTGCTGGCGTGGCGGCTGCTCGGCGCGGGGGTGTCGGTCACGCTCGTCGACGCGCGGGCGCGCACCGATAGCGATCACGCGGCCGGTGTGGCCGCGGCCATGCTGGCGCCTTATGCCGAGCTGGTGGTCAGCGACGCCCATCTGTTCGCGCTGGGCGAACAAGCGCTGGCCCTCTGGCCGCAGTGGCTGGCCGAGCTTCGGGCGCAGACCGGCAAGACGGTGGATTTCCGCCACGAAGGCTCGCTGGTGGTGGCCCATGCGCCCGACCATGCCGGGCTCGCGCACTATGCCGATCTGATCCGCTACCGCCTGCCCGCCGGTGATCGGCGCGAGGCGGTGCGGTCGCTGGATCGCGCGGGTATCGCCGAGTTGGAACCGTCGATGGCAGGGCGTTTCGAACGCGGCCTGTGGTTGCCGCAGGAGGGCCAGCTCGACAACGGACAGCTGCTCGACGCGCTGGAGGACGCCATTCTGCAAGGCATGGCGCGGGTCGGAGGGCAGTGGCTGGAGCGCACGACCGTGGATCGCGTGGAGGCGCAAACCATCCACACCCGCAACGGCGCGGTGCTAGGGGCCGATGCGGTGGTGGACTGTCGTGGCGTGTACGCCGACTGGCCGGGCCTGCGGGGGGTGCGCGGCGAAGTGCTCACCGTGTCGTGTCCCGAGGTGACGCTGCGCCGCCCGGTGCGGCTGATCCATCCGCGCTACATGCTCTACATCGTGCCGCGCAGCGGCGGCCGCTTTGTCATCGGCGCCACCGAACTGGAGTCGCAGGACACCGGGCCGATCACGGTGCGCTCGATGCTCGAACTCGCCAGCGCGCTCTACAGCGTGCATCCGGCCTTCGGTGAAGGACACATCGTGCGCGCGGCGACCAGTCTGCGTCCGGCCACCGACGACCATCAACCGGTGTGGGCGCAGCGCGACGGCGTGTGGCACCTCAATGGCCTTTACCGCCATGGATTTCTCGTCGCGCCGGCCATGGTGCAACAGGCCGAGCGCACCTTGCTGAACTTGCTGGCCACCGAGCCCGCGCACGATGTGGAGATGAGGCGATGA
- the thiS gene encoding sulfur carrier protein ThiS, whose translation MNTPTEPLAGLRLHLNGEALATHCATLAELLAERGYDTTRAMACAVNQQFVPRTGWAGLPLNAGDRIEVVCPVVGG comes from the coding sequence ATGAATACACCCACCGAACCCCTGGCCGGCCTGAGGCTGCACCTCAATGGCGAGGCGCTGGCCACGCACTGCGCCACACTGGCCGAGCTGCTCGCCGAGCGCGGTTACGACACGACCCGCGCCATGGCCTGCGCCGTGAACCAGCAGTTCGTGCCGCGCACCGGCTGGGCGGGTCTGCCGCTGAATGCGGGGGATCGGATCGAGGTCGTCTGTCCTGTGGTGGGAGGGTGA
- a CDS encoding thiazole synthase yields MSAATPGSALLTQPDLLQVGGVGLNSRLFLGTARYPSPSVLADAAQAAQVEVLTVSLRRLAPQSQSGQAWWQRIQSLGAHLLPNTAGCHSADEAITLAHMAREIFGTPWIKLEVIGDDYTLQPDPWGTVAAAQTLVREGFAVFAYTTDDLVTAMKLRDAGVAAIMPWAAPIGTGAGPRNLPALRTLRERLPDSVLVVDAGIGAPHHAAQVMELGFDAVLVNTAVAEAGDPVAMARAFTLSVRAGRLAHRALPMRMREVAQASTPMVGVPFWHQGS; encoded by the coding sequence ATGAGCGCAGCAACGCCGGGCTCGGCCTTGCTGACTCAGCCCGATCTCTTGCAGGTGGGCGGTGTCGGCCTGAACAGCCGTCTCTTTCTGGGCACGGCGCGTTATCCGTCCCCCAGCGTGCTGGCGGATGCCGCCCAGGCCGCGCAGGTCGAGGTGCTCACGGTATCGCTGCGGCGACTGGCCCCGCAGAGCCAGTCCGGACAGGCCTGGTGGCAGCGCATTCAGTCGCTCGGGGCGCATCTGCTGCCCAACACCGCGGGCTGTCACAGTGCCGACGAGGCCATCACGCTGGCGCACATGGCGCGCGAAATTTTCGGCACGCCCTGGATCAAGCTCGAAGTGATCGGCGACGACTACACCCTGCAGCCCGACCCCTGGGGCACCGTGGCGGCGGCGCAGACCTTGGTGCGCGAGGGTTTCGCCGTGTTTGCCTACACCACGGACGATCTGGTCACGGCGATGAAGCTGCGCGACGCGGGGGTCGCCGCCATCATGCCCTGGGCCGCCCCCATCGGCACCGGCGCCGGCCCGCGCAACCTGCCGGCACTGCGCACCCTGCGCGAGCGTCTGCCCGACAGTGTGCTGGTGGTCGATGCCGGCATCGGCGCGCCCCATCATGCGGCGCAGGTGATGGAGCTGGGCTTTGATGCCGTGCTGGTGAACACCGCGGTGGCCGAGGCCGGCGACCCGGTGGCCATGGCACGCGCTTTTACACTGAGTGTGCGGGCCGGCCGTCTGGCCCACCGCGCGCTGCCCATGCGCATGCGCGAGGTGGCCCAGGCGTCGACGCCCATGGTGGGTGTGCCGTTCTGGCATCAAGGGAGTTGA
- a CDS encoding TMEM175 family protein, whose amino-acid sequence MKKGRLEAFSDGVFAIIITIMVLELKVPHGERLEALLPLWPVFLSYVLSFVYVGIYWNNHHHLFQACDHVSGRVLWANLHLLFWLSLFPFVTGWMGENHFAAWPAAVYGVALLMAAVAYWLLQKTLIAVEGERSVLRRALGQDWKGKLSPVLYIAGIGLTLWQPWLSLALYVAVALLWLVPDRRIERTLNSH is encoded by the coding sequence GTGAAAAAAGGACGTCTGGAAGCCTTCAGCGATGGCGTGTTCGCCATCATCATCACCATCATGGTGCTCGAACTGAAAGTGCCGCATGGCGAGCGGCTCGAGGCCCTGCTGCCGCTCTGGCCGGTCTTTCTCAGCTATGTGCTCAGCTTCGTCTACGTGGGCATTTACTGGAACAACCATCATCACCTGTTTCAGGCGTGTGACCATGTCTCGGGACGGGTGCTTTGGGCCAATCTGCACCTTCTGTTCTGGCTGTCGCTGTTTCCCTTCGTCACCGGCTGGATGGGCGAGAACCACTTCGCCGCATGGCCGGCGGCGGTGTATGGCGTGGCTCTGCTCATGGCCGCGGTGGCCTACTGGCTGCTGCAAAAGACGCTGATCGCCGTGGAGGGCGAGCGCTCGGTGCTTCGGCGCGCCCTGGGTCAGGACTGGAAGGGCAAGCTGTCGCCTGTGCTCTACATCGCAGGCATCGGGCTGACGCTGTGGCAGCCGTGGCTGTCATTGGCGCTGTATGTGGCGGTCGCCTTGCTCTGGCTGGTGCCCGACCGCCGCATCGAGCGCACACTCAACAGCCACTGA
- the thiE gene encoding thiamine phosphate synthase yields MTTTPYLLTIAGHDPTGGAGLSADLATWRALGWRGASIVTSMTAQSSYGSQAVQAAEVGILRGSLRTLLADGEPAAVKIGMIGHAALAEEVAQFVEARQCPVVWDPQLASADAAEPWTKAHGGGLAMRLAKRADLITPNRTEASALLDLPVWDMGPPPATWVTAIRSRWLDVGAPHRAVVVKGGNAWGAHSTDWTITRNTVLPLVSRRLPRSAQGSGCVHASVSAARLAEGWSVLDAASEAQLRTHAGIDQAIAAGPGRPMTRTDARADSDDLPWQPLPGQSEEPFPDFARLSGQIGFYPVVPDVDWVLRLLEWGVCTIQLRIKEAEGAVLRMQIRAAVQAAREVPGTQLFINDHWREAIEVGAYGVHLGQDDVHTADLSALHAAGLRLGLSTHTPAEMARAHALRPSYIALGPVFPTTLKAMPYRPLGLERLSQWRQWLSPRYPVVAIGGISLDQMAAVRATGVSGAAVVSAVTQALNPRLAVREALHIWPACADEAVAQAMV; encoded by the coding sequence ATGACCACGACCCCTTACCTTCTCACCATAGCCGGCCACGATCCCACGGGGGGCGCCGGGCTGTCGGCGGATCTGGCGACCTGGCGTGCACTGGGCTGGCGCGGGGCGAGCATCGTCACGTCGATGACGGCGCAGAGTTCCTACGGTTCGCAGGCTGTGCAGGCAGCCGAGGTCGGCATCTTGCGCGGCAGTCTGCGAACCTTGCTCGCCGATGGCGAGCCCGCGGCCGTGAAGATCGGCATGATCGGCCACGCCGCGCTGGCCGAGGAGGTGGCACAGTTTGTCGAGGCGCGTCAGTGCCCTGTGGTGTGGGATCCGCAACTGGCTTCGGCCGACGCAGCCGAGCCCTGGACCAAGGCACATGGCGGCGGGCTCGCCATGCGTCTGGCCAAGCGTGCCGACCTCATCACGCCCAATCGCACGGAGGCCAGTGCCCTGCTCGATCTACCGGTCTGGGACATGGGGCCGCCCCCGGCCACCTGGGTCACCGCCATCCGTAGTCGCTGGCTCGACGTCGGCGCGCCCCACCGCGCCGTGGTGGTGAAGGGCGGCAATGCCTGGGGCGCGCACAGCACCGACTGGACCATCACGCGCAACACGGTCCTGCCTCTGGTCAGCCGGCGCCTGCCGCGCAGCGCGCAGGGTTCGGGCTGCGTCCATGCGAGCGTGAGCGCCGCGCGTCTGGCCGAGGGCTGGAGCGTGCTCGACGCGGCGTCGGAGGCTCAATTGCGCACGCATGCGGGCATCGATCAGGCGATTGCCGCCGGGCCGGGCCGGCCGATGACGCGCACCGACGCCAGGGCCGACAGCGACGATCTGCCCTGGCAGCCGCTGCCTGGGCAATCCGAAGAACCGTTTCCCGATTTCGCCCGACTTTCGGGCCAGATCGGCTTCTATCCCGTGGTGCCCGATGTGGACTGGGTGCTGCGGCTGCTGGAATGGGGCGTCTGCACCATCCAGCTTCGCATCAAGGAGGCCGAGGGCGCCGTCCTGCGCATGCAGATCCGCGCAGCGGTGCAGGCCGCGCGGGAGGTTCCGGGCACGCAACTGTTCATCAACGATCACTGGCGCGAAGCGATCGAGGTCGGTGCCTATGGCGTGCATCTCGGGCAGGACGATGTGCACACGGCCGACCTGAGCGCGCTGCACGCGGCCGGGCTGCGGCTTGGGCTGAGCACCCACACGCCGGCCGAGATGGCCCGTGCCCATGCGCTGCGGCCGTCGTACATCGCGCTCGGGCCGGTGTTTCCCACGACGTTGAAGGCCATGCCCTATCGCCCGCTGGGCCTGGAGCGTCTGTCGCAATGGCGTCAGTGGCTGTCCCCGCGTTACCCGGTGGTGGCGATTGGCGGCATCAGCCTCGATCAGATGGCCGCGGTGCGGGCCACTGGCGTGTCGGGCGCGGCGGTGGTCAGCGCCGTGACGCAGGCGCTCAATCCGCGGCTTGCCGTGCGTGAAGCCCTGCATATCTGGCCGGCCTGTGCCGACGAGGCGGTGGCGCAGGCGATGGTCTGA
- a CDS encoding NAD(P)/FAD-dependent oxidoreductase has protein sequence MSAAKPRVLILGGNFAGLGSAQEIRKYAGDSVDITVIDRKPYLLYVPNIPAEVFENRNPQLTMTMDILEPLHDIGARFIQGEVTALDVDAKRVDYVPSERPGAAPTATTYDYLVVALGNRLAFDKIEGFAQFGHTVTDNTYGEALRQFLMHDYKGGPIAIGSARFTQGDGAKGLAPYPGGSIPAAEAACEGPPVETMLACATWLGQHGKGGPDKITVFTPAALIAEDAGEKVVGQLLDIASGMGFHYLNKTHDITRLTADGVEFANGQSVEAELKIIFPDWTPHAFLKGLPISDSEGFIITDLLMRNPKYPTVFAAGDCAAVTVPKLGAIGHQQAEIVGKQIAKDMKRLTAEQADAALQPVVYCIGDIGNSQAFYIRSNSWFGGDTQVLKLGHIPYMLKMQYKNLFFRTKGKMPPWGLDAARVMAEKIAA, from the coding sequence ATGAGTGCAGCCAAACCGCGGGTTCTGATTCTGGGCGGCAATTTCGCCGGCCTGGGCAGTGCACAAGAGATCCGGAAGTACGCGGGCGACAGCGTCGACATCACCGTGATCGACCGCAAGCCCTATCTGCTGTATGTGCCCAATATTCCGGCCGAGGTGTTCGAGAACCGCAACCCGCAACTGACCATGACCATGGACATCCTCGAGCCGCTGCACGACATTGGCGCGCGCTTCATCCAGGGTGAGGTCACCGCACTCGATGTGGACGCCAAACGGGTGGACTATGTGCCGAGCGAGCGGCCGGGCGCGGCCCCGACCGCCACGACTTATGACTATCTGGTGGTCGCGCTGGGCAACCGGCTGGCCTTCGACAAAATCGAGGGTTTCGCGCAGTTCGGCCACACCGTCACCGACAACACCTATGGCGAGGCGCTGCGCCAGTTCTTGATGCACGACTACAAGGGCGGCCCCATCGCCATCGGCTCGGCGCGGTTCACCCAGGGCGACGGCGCCAAGGGGCTGGCGCCGTATCCAGGCGGCAGCATTCCGGCGGCTGAAGCGGCCTGCGAAGGTCCGCCAGTGGAAACCATGCTGGCCTGCGCCACCTGGCTGGGGCAGCACGGCAAGGGCGGGCCGGACAAGATCACCGTGTTCACGCCCGCGGCGCTGATCGCCGAGGATGCTGGCGAAAAGGTCGTCGGTCAGTTGCTGGACATCGCCAGCGGCATGGGCTTTCACTACCTGAACAAGACTCACGATATCACGCGGCTGACGGCCGATGGCGTCGAGTTCGCCAACGGGCAGTCGGTCGAGGCCGAGTTGAAGATCATCTTTCCCGACTGGACGCCACATGCCTTTCTCAAGGGCTTGCCGATCAGCGACAGCGAAGGCTTCATCATCACCGACCTGCTGATGCGCAACCCCAAGTACCCCACCGTTTTCGCGGCTGGCGACTGCGCTGCGGTGACCGTGCCCAAACTGGGCGCCATCGGCCACCAGCAGGCCGAGATCGTCGGCAAGCAGATCGCCAAGGACATGAAGCGCCTCACCGCGGAACAGGCCGATGCCGCGCTGCAGCCCGTGGTCTATTGCATTGGCGACATCGGCAACAGCCAGGCGTTCTACATCCGTTCGAACTCCTGGTTCGGCGGCGACACCCAGGTTCTCAAGCTGGGACACATTCCCTACATGCTGAAGATGCAGTACAAGAACCTGTTCTTCCGCACCAAGGGCAAGATGCCCCCGTGGGGGCTGGACGCAGCCCGCGTCATGGCCGAAAAGATCGCGGCCTGA
- a CDS encoding 3-(methylthio)propionyl-CoA ligase → MLGLMQDHPLLISSLLDFATRYHGDSEIVSRRVEGDIHRTSYAQIQQRAAQGAHALDALGIAVQDRVGTLAWNGYRHFELYYAVSGSKRILHTLNPRLHPDQIAWIINHADDRAVCFDLTFAPIVKAVAARCPGVRHWVALCEPDALPAELAATLPGLLSYDALLAAQPTPYPWPVFDEHTASSLCYTSGTTGNPKGVLYSHRSTVLHAYAAALPDVMNLSARDSVLPVVPMFHVNAWGIPYAAALTGAKLVFPGPALDGKSLFELMRDEGVTLAAGVPTVWLGLLNFMREQKVRIPSLQRTVIGGAAAAPAMIRAFEEELGIHVLHAWGMTEMSPLGTLCSLKNKHLKLDQASQFAVQIKQGRPIFGVDVRVVDGHGADLPWDGKSAGNLLVRGPWIASDYFRSETPSPLLDGWFPTGDVVTIDADGYIQITDRTKDVIKSGGEWISSIELENIAMAHPGVSMAACIARPDPKWDERPLLVVVRREGSTLDRDELLRFYSGKVAKWMIPDDVVFVPAIPLGATGKILKNRLREQFSTPVPPGHQPTA, encoded by the coding sequence ATGCTGGGCCTGATGCAAGACCATCCCTTGTTGATTTCCAGCCTGCTCGATTTCGCCACCCGCTACCACGGCGACAGTGAAATCGTCTCGCGCCGGGTGGAGGGCGACATCCACCGCACCAGCTATGCCCAGATTCAGCAGCGTGCCGCGCAAGGCGCCCACGCGCTCGACGCGCTGGGCATTGCGGTCCAGGACCGCGTGGGCACGCTGGCCTGGAACGGCTACCGGCATTTCGAGCTGTATTACGCGGTCTCGGGCAGCAAACGCATCCTGCACACCCTCAATCCCCGCCTGCATCCCGACCAGATCGCCTGGATCATTAACCACGCCGACGACCGTGCGGTCTGCTTCGATCTCACCTTTGCCCCGATCGTCAAGGCGGTTGCCGCGCGCTGCCCCGGGGTCAGGCATTGGGTCGCGCTGTGCGAACCCGACGCCCTGCCCGCCGAACTCGCGGCGACCCTGCCGGGCCTTCTGAGCTACGACGCCCTGCTCGCGGCCCAGCCCACCCCCTACCCCTGGCCCGTGTTCGACGAGCACACCGCCTCGTCGCTCTGCTACACCAGCGGCACCACGGGCAACCCGAAAGGCGTGCTCTACAGCCATCGCTCCACCGTGCTGCACGCCTACGCGGCAGCGCTGCCCGATGTGATGAATCTGTCGGCGCGCGACAGCGTGCTGCCCGTGGTGCCCATGTTCCACGTCAACGCCTGGGGCATTCCGTACGCGGCAGCGCTGACGGGCGCCAAGCTGGTGTTCCCCGGCCCGGCGCTCGATGGCAAGTCGCTGTTCGAGCTGATGCGCGACGAAGGCGTGACCCTGGCCGCGGGGGTGCCCACCGTCTGGCTGGGACTGCTCAACTTCATGCGCGAGCAGAAGGTCCGCATTCCCTCGCTCCAGCGCACGGTGATCGGCGGCGCGGCGGCGGCACCGGCCATGATCCGCGCGTTCGAGGAAGAGCTCGGCATCCATGTCCTGCACGCCTGGGGCATGACCGAAATGAGCCCGCTGGGCACCCTGTGCAGTCTGAAGAACAAACATCTGAAGCTGGACCAGGCCTCGCAGTTCGCGGTGCAGATCAAGCAGGGCCGGCCGATTTTCGGGGTGGATGTGCGGGTGGTCGACGGCCACGGCGCCGACCTGCCCTGGGACGGCAAGTCCGCAGGCAATCTGCTGGTGCGCGGCCCGTGGATTGCTAGCGATTACTTCCGCAGCGAGACGCCCAGCCCGCTGCTGGACGGCTGGTTCCCGACAGGCGACGTCGTCACCATCGACGCCGACGGCTACATCCAGATCACCGACCGCACCAAGGACGTGATCAAGTCAGGTGGCGAGTGGATCAGTTCCATCGAACTGGAAAACATTGCCATGGCGCACCCGGGGGTGTCCATGGCGGCCTGCATCGCCCGTCCCGACCCCAAATGGGACGAACGGCCGCTGCTGGTCGTGGTCAGGCGCGAGGGCAGCACGCTGGATCGCGACGAACTGCTGCGCTTCTACTCCGGCAAGGTGGCCAAATGGATGATCCCCGACGATGTGGTGTTCGTCCCCGCCATCCCCCTGGGCGCCACCGGCAAGATTCTCAAAAACCGGCTGCGCGAGCAGTTCTCCACACCCGTACCACCCGGACACCAGCCGACCGCCTGA
- a CDS encoding transporter, which yields MTLAVSLFAQGQSGLICGYLFDAQGQGRAMDLLEASHWLGDTATQDGAFVWLHFNAANVAAEKWLLAHLPLADHCFETLREGVRSTRLEVVDQALVAVVNDVVYDFAQRESLQVATLWMSVERHRVISVRMQPLRAIDRLRIAVKAGEEFASPLSLVDHLLRDQADELIAILREAATKVDAIEDRLLAGRLGRRRVQLGALRRNLLRLQRLLAPEPAAIFRLLSRPPRSLGVQDWEELRHSTEEFSLVLRDLVAQQERIKLLQEEIAASLEERTGRTLFVLTAVTVVALPMNVIAGLFGMNVGGIPFADDKAGFWTMVAVVLLASAVLAWLLFRRRDD from the coding sequence ATGACGCTTGCCGTTTCGCTGTTCGCCCAGGGCCAGTCCGGCCTGATCTGCGGCTATCTATTCGATGCCCAGGGCCAGGGGCGGGCGATGGATCTTCTGGAAGCCTCGCACTGGCTCGGTGACACGGCCACGCAGGACGGCGCCTTCGTCTGGCTGCACTTCAACGCCGCCAACGTTGCCGCGGAAAAGTGGCTGCTGGCGCATCTTCCCCTGGCCGATCATTGTTTCGAGACGCTGCGTGAAGGGGTGCGCTCCACGCGGCTGGAGGTGGTGGACCAGGCGCTCGTGGCCGTGGTGAACGATGTGGTGTACGACTTTGCGCAGCGGGAATCGTTGCAGGTGGCCACGCTCTGGATGAGCGTGGAGCGCCACCGCGTCATCAGCGTGCGCATGCAGCCGTTGCGCGCAATCGATCGCCTGCGCATCGCGGTCAAGGCCGGCGAGGAGTTTGCGTCGCCGCTGTCGCTCGTCGATCATCTCCTGCGGGACCAGGCCGACGAGCTCATCGCCATTCTTCGCGAGGCGGCCACCAAGGTCGATGCCATCGAGGATCGGTTGCTGGCGGGCCGACTCGGGCGGCGCCGGGTTCAGCTCGGTGCGCTGCGCCGCAATCTGCTGCGACTGCAGCGACTGCTGGCGCCCGAACCGGCGGCGATATTCCGTCTGCTCAGCCGACCACCTCGCAGTCTGGGCGTTCAGGACTGGGAGGAGCTGCGGCATTCGACCGAAGAGTTCTCGCTGGTGCTGCGCGATCTGGTGGCACAGCAGGAGCGCATCAAACTCTTGCAGGAGGAGATCGCCGCCAGTCTGGAAGAGCGCACCGGCCGCACCCTGTTCGTGCTAACCGCCGTAACGGTGGTGGCGCTGCCGATGAATGTGATCGCCGGCCTGTTCGGCATGAATGTGGGCGGCATTCCCTTTGCCGACGACAAGGCAGGATTCTGGACCATGGTGGCCGTGGTGCTGCTGGCTTCGGCCGTTCTGGCGTGGCTGCTGTTTCGTCGTCGCGATGACTGA